A genomic region of Numenius arquata chromosome 21, bNumArq3.hap1.1, whole genome shotgun sequence contains the following coding sequences:
- the LOC141474126 gene encoding gap junction beta-5 protein-like, which yields MNWGVFEGLLSGVNKYSTAFGRIWLSLVFIFRLLVYVVAAERVWSDDHKDFDCNTRQPGCTNVCFDHFFPVSHIRLWALQLILVTCPSLLVIMHVAYREAKEQRHRAAGGDNCRCIYPNPGKKRGGLWWTYLLSLIFKAGVDVVFLYIFYRFYRNYTLPRVVKCELPPCPNVVDCFISRPTEKTIFTLFMVVTTCVCVMLSLIEAAYLIGKRCRECLLASSGDSRRHSQDCALSHPEPVGTGGQVFHGVDYKPPTASIPPTDSSPSTLPEEENLL from the coding sequence ATGAACTGGGGGGTGTTTGAAGGGCTTCTCAGCGGGGTCAACAAGTACTCCACAGCCTTCGGCCGCATCTGGCTCTCCCTCGTCTTCATCTTCCGCCTGCTGGTCTACGTGGTGGCAGCCGAGCGGGTCTGGAGCGATGACCACAAGGACTTTGACTGCAACACGCGGCAGCCGGGCTGCACCAACGTCTGCTTTGACCACTTCTTCCCCGTCTCCCACATCCGCCTTTGGGCCCTGCAGCTCATCCTGGTGACATGTCCATCCCTCCTGGTCATCATGCACGTGGCCTACCGGGAAGCCAAGGAGCAAAGGCACCGTGCTGCCGGCGGGGACAACTGCCGCTGCATCTACCCCAACCCTGGCAAGAAGCGGGGGGGGCTCTGGTGGACCTACCTGCTCAGCCTCATCTTCAAGGCTGGCGTGGATGTGGTCTTCCTCTATATCTTCTACCGCTTCTACAGGAACTACACCCTGCCCCGGGTGGTGAAGTGCgagctgcccccctgccccaacgTGGTGGACTGCTTCATCTCCCGGCCCACCGAGAAGACCATCTTCACCCTCTTCATGGTCGTCACCACCTGCGTCTGTGTCATGCTGAGCCTCATCGAGGCCGCCTACCTGATCGGCAAGCGGTGCCGCGAGTGCCTCCTGGCCAGCAGTGGGGACAGCCGCCGGCACAGCCAGGACTGCGCCCTCTCCCACCCCGAGCCCGTGGGCACGGGAGGGCAAGTTTTCCATGGGGTGGACTACAAACCCCCCACGGCCTCCATCCCCCCCACGGACTCCAGCCCCAGCACACTGCCCGAGGAGGAGAATCTTCTCTAG